Proteins encoded in a region of the Rhodothermales bacterium genome:
- a CDS encoding alkaline phosphatase family protein, with product RRVAMVTAKDKLRAILSKGMDGIAFSSEKAREANRAVNGIDNVEALVGPTPPIYSGEASLYVLRAGVRLLEEGLADFLYLSLTDYMQHAYAPEAPESLDFYEAIDHELGRLVALGAIVAATADHGMNAKTLPDGSPNVLYVESMLDEHFGAGFRVICPITDPYVVHHGALGSAVTVYVPPNVPVADVARWLLAHPGITEVYDREMAALKLELPPERIGDLFVLSARDVVLGRTPAQHDLSQLKDRLRSHGGRYEEMVPLVISEPLNAAYRALAAGDPRNFDIFDFICNGTTA from the coding sequence GCCGGCGCGTGGCCATGGTCACCGCCAAGGATAAACTCCGCGCGATCCTCTCGAAAGGGATGGATGGGATCGCCTTTTCCTCCGAAAAAGCGCGCGAGGCGAACCGCGCCGTCAACGGGATCGACAATGTCGAGGCGCTCGTCGGGCCGACGCCGCCGATCTACAGCGGGGAGGCGAGCCTGTACGTGCTCCGCGCCGGCGTCCGGCTGCTCGAAGAGGGGCTGGCGGACTTCCTCTATCTGTCCCTCACCGACTACATGCAGCACGCCTACGCGCCCGAGGCGCCGGAGTCGCTCGATTTTTATGAGGCGATCGACCATGAGCTGGGCCGGCTCGTCGCGCTCGGCGCCATCGTCGCCGCGACGGCGGACCACGGGATGAACGCCAAGACGCTCCCGGATGGATCGCCGAACGTCCTCTATGTGGAGTCGATGCTCGACGAACACTTCGGTGCCGGCTTCCGCGTCATCTGCCCAATCACGGATCCGTACGTCGTCCACCACGGCGCCCTGGGCTCGGCCGTGACGGTCTATGTCCCACCCAACGTGCCCGTGGCCGACGTCGCCCGCTGGCTGCTGGCCCACCCGGGCATCACCGAGGTATACGACCGCGAGATGGCGGCCCTCAAGCTCGAGCTGCCGCCCGAGCGCATCGGCGACCTGTTTGTGCTTTCGGCGCGGGATGTCGTCCTCGGGCGCACGCCGGCGCAGCACGACCTCAGCCAGCTCAAGGACCGCCTGCGCTCCCACGGCGGGCGCTACGAGGAGATGGTGCCCCTGGTCATCTCCGAACCCCTCAACGCGGCCTACCGCGCCCTCGCCGCCGGCGATCCGCGCAATTTTGACATCTTCGACTTCATCTGCAACGGTACCACAGCATGA